In Rutidosis leptorrhynchoides isolate AG116_Rl617_1_P2 chromosome 2, CSIRO_AGI_Rlap_v1, whole genome shotgun sequence, one genomic interval encodes:
- the LOC139892822 gene encoding HVA22-like protein i — translation MLGYLLNRVLVLLLAYLYPAYECFKNIEKNKPDVDSLRFWCQYWILIALLTVWDPFGDAFVSWLPMYSEMKVVICVYLWYPKTKGTIYIYGNFIKPYLLKHEAEIDRTISELKTRAGDSASLYIQRVLAYGQTRAFEVIQMIMTQSLQRPQPAPAAAPQEAPAGDSKASAAAASGSGEVGGAKLRKTGAVAK, via the exons ATGCTAGGATATCTACTTAATCGCGTACTTGT GTTGCTGCTTGCATATTTGTATCCAGCTTATGAATGCTTCAAAAATATAGAGAAGAATAAGCCAGATGTGGACTCGCTTCGCTTTTGGTGTCAATACTG GATATTAATCGCTTTATTGACAGTTTGGGATCCATTTGGTGATGCCTTCGTTTCATG GCTGCCCATGTATAGTGAAATGAAGGTAGTCATTTGTGTGTACTTATGGTACCCCAAAACAAAG GGAACAATATATATCTATGGGAATTTCATAAAACCATACCTTTTAAAGCATGAAGCAGAGATCGATCGTACCATATCGGAATTGAAGACCAGGGCCGGAGATTCTGCATCTCTTTATATTCAAAGAGTTTTAGCCTACGGACAAACAAGGGCTTTTGAAGTTATTCAGATGATTATGACACAATCGTTACAAAGACCTCAACCTGCTCCG GCTGCAGCTCCACAAGAGGCACCAGCAGGTGACAGCAAGGCATCAGCAGCTGCTGCTTCTGGAAGTGGTGAAGTTGGGGGCGCTAAGTTAAGGAAAACTGGTGCAGTTGCTAaatga